A window of Chloroflexota bacterium contains these coding sequences:
- a CDS encoding ABC transporter ATP-binding protein: protein MSANGPLLRVSELQVHFSTREGTLEAVDRISFEIGSNEIFGLVGESGSGKSITALSILGLVPSPGRIVGGDIAFGGRNLRELPERVVRTIRGREIGMIFQSPRASLDPVRTVAVQLSRALRTHHDIGRGEVRRRSVQMLRDLGMPDPEAALTRYPHQLSGGMCQRVMVAMMLSSRPRLLIADEPTTALDETVGAQLLEHLRRFKEEHAASILLITHDMGVIAEMCDRVGVMHAGHIVEVGPVGAVFRDPRHPYTRALLDSTLRVDRDSPLSDIERIPGVVPNLLHPPPGCRFADRCAYVLPACRPAKPPRLEVAPGHHVLCQETVIREFAAP from the coding sequence ATGAGTGCCAACGGCCCCCTGCTCCGAGTCTCCGAGCTGCAGGTGCACTTCAGCACCCGCGAAGGCACGCTCGAGGCCGTGGACCGCATCAGCTTCGAGATCGGGTCCAACGAGATCTTCGGTCTGGTCGGCGAAAGCGGTTCCGGCAAGTCGATCACCGCGCTTTCGATCCTGGGGCTGGTGCCATCCCCCGGGCGCATCGTCGGCGGCGACATCGCATTCGGCGGTCGCAATCTGCGTGAGCTCCCGGAGCGCGTGGTACGCACCATCCGTGGACGCGAGATCGGCATGATCTTCCAGAGCCCGCGGGCTTCCCTCGATCCGGTGCGCACGGTGGCGGTGCAGCTCTCCCGCGCCTTGCGCACCCATCACGATATTGGCCGCGGTGAAGTCCGTCGCCGGTCGGTGCAGATGTTGCGCGACCTCGGTATGCCCGACCCGGAGGCGGCGCTCACAAGATACCCGCATCAGCTCTCCGGGGGCATGTGCCAGCGCGTGATGGTCGCGATGATGCTGTCGTCGCGTCCGCGGCTGTTGATCGCCGATGAGCCGACCACGGCGCTGGACGAGACCGTGGGCGCGCAGCTCCTGGAGCACCTGCGGCGATTCAAGGAGGAGCACGCCGCCTCGATCCTGTTGATCACCCACGACATGGGCGTGATTGCCGAGATGTGCGATCGCGTAGGCGTCATGCACGCCGGGCACATCGTCGAGGTGGGGCCGGTCGGCGCCGTCTTTCGCGATCCCCGCCACCCCTACACGCGCGCCCTCCTGGATTCGACCCTGCGCGTCGATCGCGACAGCCCCCTGTCGGACATTGAACGCATACCCGGGGTCGTGCCCAACCTGCTGCACCCGCCGCCGGGCTGCCGATTCGCCGACCGCTGCGCGTACGTGCTGCCGGCCTGCCGGCCGGCGAAACCCCCGAGACTCGAGGTGGCGCCGGGTCACCACGTCCTCTGTCAGGAGACGGTTATCCGTGAATTCGCCGCTCCTTAG
- a CDS encoding ABC transporter ATP-binding protein → MNSPLLSVTKLFKYFSSHGQRELRGAPDQLRRDGPVRAVDGVTFEVRAHETFGLVGESGCGKSTLGRCILRLLEPTAGSVAFGDEDVTQATGQRLRELRRRMQIVFQDAGQSLSPMRTVRATLAEPLRVHALARGEDAARRVLELLGQVGLEPMHRSRYPHQLSGGQQQRVAIARALATEPDFIVLDEPTSALDSSLKLTVVDLLQQVQDETGVSYLLISHDLTIVRHTCDRVAVMYLGAIVETGATAQIFDDALHPYTQALIASIPIPDPFTKRERILLPGEPPSPANIPSGCRFQTRCSFVMDRCRHEEPSLLETRPGHRVACFLYAEAEREAAPT, encoded by the coding sequence GTGAATTCGCCGCTCCTTAGCGTCACCAAGCTGTTCAAGTATTTCTCGTCGCACGGGCAGCGCGAGCTCCGAGGCGCGCCCGATCAGCTCCGACGCGACGGCCCGGTCCGCGCGGTGGACGGGGTGACGTTCGAGGTTCGCGCCCACGAGACCTTTGGGCTGGTGGGGGAGAGCGGCTGCGGCAAGTCCACCCTGGGCAGGTGCATCCTGCGGTTGCTCGAGCCCACCGCCGGATCGGTGGCGTTCGGGGACGAGGACGTGACCCAGGCGACCGGCCAACGGTTGCGCGAGCTGCGTCGGCGGATGCAGATCGTCTTCCAGGACGCGGGCCAATCGCTGAGCCCGATGCGCACGGTGCGAGCCACCCTGGCCGAGCCGCTGCGCGTCCACGCCCTGGCCCGCGGCGAGGACGCGGCGCGTCGCGTGCTCGAACTCCTGGGCCAAGTGGGGCTCGAGCCGATGCACCGCAGCAGGTATCCCCATCAACTCAGCGGGGGGCAGCAGCAGCGGGTGGCGATCGCGCGGGCGCTCGCGACCGAGCCCGACTTCATCGTGCTGGATGAACCGACCTCGGCCCTGGACTCATCCTTGAAGCTCACCGTGGTCGATCTGCTCCAGCAGGTCCAGGATGAAACCGGGGTTTCGTACCTGTTGATCTCCCACGACCTCACCATCGTGCGGCACACCTGCGACCGCGTGGCGGTGATGTACCTCGGGGCGATCGTAGAAACCGGAGCCACGGCGCAGATCTTTGACGACGCCCTTCACCCGTACACGCAGGCGCTGATCGCGTCGATCCCGATCCCGGACCCGTTCACCAAACGCGAGCGTATTCTGCTGCCGGGCGAACCGCCCAGCCCCGCCAACATTCCCAGCGGGTGCCGCTTCCAGACGCGATGCTCGTTCGTGATGGACCGTTGCCGGCACGAGGAGCCTTCGCTGCTGGAAACCAGGCCGGGCCACCGGGTCGCCTGCTTCCTCTACGCCGAGGCCGAGCGCGAGGCGGCGCCAACATGA